A part of Cannabis sativa cultivar Pink pepper isolate KNU-18-1 chromosome 6, ASM2916894v1, whole genome shotgun sequence genomic DNA contains:
- the LOC115706553 gene encoding uncharacterized protein LOC115706553 codes for MVTDQEISQALQTLIQESSNNSGINSLNDLVQELEKKLGQDLSHKADFIRNQIHFIFRAHPTAPQQHQQPQPQHQSQSQPHPPPPQLNDRFAPHQNPNFHPTPSAFQTFSIHPQPPPVNHAVTAKDEPVSATDRPKEGTQTKPKRKGGPGGLNKLCGVSPELQTIVGQPALPRTEIVKQLWAYIRRNNLQDPSNKRKIICNDELRLVFETDCTDMFKMNKLLAKHIIPLEPSKTPKKAKVEVESGAKGTDSGPSVIVSEELAKFFGVGGREMLQSEVLRRIWEYIKVNNLEDPLNPMAIICDSKLQELFGCDSISTLGMPEALARSHICQKP; via the exons ATGGTAACGGACCAGGAAATTTCGCAGGCTCTGCAAACCCTAATTCAGGAATCGTCCAACAACAGCGGAATCAACTCTTTAAACGACCTTGTTCAGGAGCTGGAGAAGAAGCTAGGCCAAGACCTTTCCCACAAGGCTGATTTCATCCGAAACCAGATCCATTTCATCTTCCGAGCTCACCCCACTGCGCCCCAGCAACACCAACAACCCCAGCCCCAGCACCAGTCTCAGTCTCAGCCTCACCCTCCGCCTCCTCAGCTCAATGATCGTTTTGCTCCTCACCAAAACCCTAATTTTCACCCTACTCCATCCGCCTTCCAGACTTTTTCTATCCATCCTCAGCCACCGCCGGTTAACCACGCGGTCACCGCCAAAGATGAGCCCGTTTCTGCTACCGACCGCCCTAAAGAGGG TACTCAAACTAAACCTAAGAGGAAAGGTGGCCCAGGGGGACTAAACAAACTTTGTGGTGTTTCACCAGAACTTCAGACTATTGTTGGCCAGCCTGCTCTTCCAAGGACTGAG ATAGTTAAGCAACTGTGGGCTTACATAAGGAGGAATAATCTCCAAGATCCTAGTAACAAAAGGAAAATAATATGCAATGATGAGCTGCGATTGGTATTTGAGACGGACTGTACTGATATGTTCAAAATGAACAAATTACTTGCTAAACATATTATACCTCTCGAACCTTCAA AAACTCCTAAGAAGGCTAAGGTGGAGGTTGAGTCTGGTGCAAAGGGCACAGATTCTGGTCCTTCTGTGATTGTATCTGAAGAACTTGCAAAGTTTTTTGGTGTTGGTGGAAGGGAAATGCTCCAGTCAGAGGTTTTAAGACGTATCTGGGAATACATTAAGGTCAACAATCTTGAG GATCCTTTAAACCCCATGGCTATAATATGTGATTCAAAGCTTCAAGAGCTCTTTGGTTGTGATAGCATCTCCACACTGGGGATGCCAGAGGCTTTGGCACGCAGCCATATATGCCAAAAACCTTGA
- the LOC115724703 gene encoding sodium/hydrogen exchanger 4 yields the protein MMGLEMVTNFSNDHAQVMPISLFVAVLCLCLIIGHLLEESRWVNESITAIFLGIIAGTVILVMSKGKSSHILTFDEELFFIYLLPPIIFNAGFQVKKKQFFHNFLTIMLFGVIGVFISTSIITCGSWWLFSKLGFNGLNVRDFLAIGTIFSSTDTVCTLQVLHQDETPLLYSLVFGEGVVNDATSVVLFNAVQKIDITRFSSKTVFRVLGDFLYLFFTSTVLGIMSGLLTSYVLKALCFGRHSSIREIALMVLMAYLSYMLAELFNLSGILTVFFCGILMSHYAWHNVAETSRITTRNVFAMMSFVAETFIFLYVGMDALDMEKWKMSKLNFSTSISIWSTLILLVSLGRAAFVFPLSVLSNYMNKSHSDGVSNLTFKHMIVIWWAGLMRGAVSIALAFEKFTFYGVTSDPINASMITITIIVVLFSTVVFGLLTKPLINCLLPHHMTNVINGQRSKDLIEDMTPPLLSFEESATTNILRAKNSLTMLMERPVYTIHSYWRRFDDAYMRPIFGGPREHQLPT from the exons ATGATGGGACTAGAGATGGTGACTAACTTTTCCAATGACCATGCCCAAGTGATGCCCATCTCATTGTTCGTTGCGGTACTATGCCTTTGCCTCATTATTGGTCACTTGCTTGAAGAGAGTCGTTGGGTTAATGAATCCATCACCGCCATTTTCTTA GGGATCATAGCAGGGACTGTCATATTGGTTATGAGCAAGGGCAAGAGTTCTCATATCCTTACTTTTGATGAAGAATTGTTCTTCATTTACCTTCTTCCGCCTATAATTTTTAATGCAGG GTTCCAAGTGAAGAAAAAACAATTCTTCCACAACTTCTTAACCATCATGCTATTTGGTGTGATTGGTGTTTTCATTTCCACTTCGATCATAACGTGCG GCAGCTGGTGGTTATTCTCTAAGTTGGGTTTCAATGGTCTGAATGTGCGGGACTTTCTTG CTATAGGAACAATATTCTCGTCAACTGATACAGTGTGCACCCTGCAG gTGCTTCATCAAGATGAAACCCCATTACTATACAGCTTAGTATTTGGGGAAGGAGTGGTGAATGATGCAACATCAGTTGTTCTATTCAATGCAGTACAAAAGATTGATATTACTCGGTTTAGTAGCAAGACTGTTTTCCGTGTCTTGGGTGATTTTCTCTATTTGTTTTTCACAAGCACAGTTCTCGGAATCATG TCTGGACTTTTGACGTCATATGTCCTTAAGGCCCTCTGCTTTGGAAG ACATTCGAGTATTCGTGAAATTGCCTTGATGGTGTTAATGGCTTATCTATCGTACATGTTGGCTGAG CTGTTCAATCTGAGTGGAATACTTACAGTTTTCTTTTGCGGTATTCTCATGTCTCACTATGCATGGCATAACGTAGCAGAAACTTCTAGAATCACAACCAG AAATGTATTTGCTATGATGTCATTTGTTGCAGAGACATTCATATTTCTTTATGTGGGAATGGATGCTCTTGACATGGAGAAGTGGAAGATGTCTAAGTTAAA TTTTAGTACTTCCATAAGCATTTGGAGTACACTAATCTTACTGGTGTCGCTTGGCCGTGCTGCATTCGTTTTCCCTCTCTCTGTTCTTTCCAATTACATGAACAAATCGCATTCTGATGGAGTATCTAATCTCACATTCAAACACATG ATCGTCATATGGTGGGCTGGACTTATGAGGGGAGCTGTTTCTATAGCTTTAGCATTTGAAAAG TTCACATTTTATGGTGTTACTTCGGACCCCATCAATGCTTCAATGATCACAATCACCATAATTGTTGTTCTTTTCAGTACAGTG GTATTTGGTCTTCTAACTAAGCCACTAATAAACTGTCTTCTTCCCCATCACATGACTAACGTCATTAATGGACAAAGGTCAAAAGACCTTATAGAGGACATGACCCCTCCTTTGCTCTCCTTTGAAGAATCTGCCACAACCAACATCCTTCGAGCTAAGAATAGTCTTACCATGTTAATGGAAAGGCCTGTATACACTATTCACTCCTACTGGAGAAGGTTTGATGATGCTTACATGAGACCCATCTTTGGTGGCCCTCGGGAACATCAACTGCCAACATAA
- the LOC115724704 gene encoding putative lipid-transfer protein DIR1 — MAKSGSKVVVYWILLAIFSMISLLGSTSAVVLCNIESSKLAVCLPALQGKSPDEQCCALIHQVNLSCLCKYKSALPAFGVDPARAVELPQKCGLKAPRECQVA; from the exons ATGGCCAAGAGCGGTTCTAAAGTAGTGGTCTATTGGATACTTCTGGCTATTTTCAGCATGATATCATTGTTGGGGAGTACCAGTGCTGTAGTTTTGTGCAACATTGAATCCAGCAAGCTTGCAGTATGCCTACCTGCATTGCAAGGTAAATCACCGGATGAGCAATGTTGTGCTCTAATTCACCAGGTCAACTTGTCGTGTCTTTGTAAGTACAAGTCTGCACTTCCTGCATTCGGTGTCGACCCTGCACGAGCTGTTGAACTGCCTCAGAAATGTGGCCTGAAAGCACCACGGGAATGCCAAG TGGCTTGA